The following proteins are co-located in the Wenzhouxiangella marina genome:
- a CDS encoding class I SAM-dependent methyltransferase, translating to MDESQELEFTGERFTPECVREMAYEHWHRYAWATPLCKGKRVLDAACGEGYGSQLLSSSAEHVIGVDLSEAAISHARSKYRASNLEFHAADVTRLPLPDDSVDVVVSFETLEHLSAQDEMLAEFRRVLRQDGCLLISSPDRKTYSDEREYDNPFHVRELYRDEFEALLARHFPAYRLFGQKLMFVSALWDLARGGEAIVHTDHGGRVEHSETPPFPPLYFLALAGASVEQLPELPSVSLYSDAQESVYEHYNDEIRKHIRAGQLLAERDAEIERLRALLEQAG from the coding sequence ATGGACGAATCCCAAGAACTGGAGTTTACCGGTGAGCGTTTCACGCCCGAGTGTGTTCGTGAAATGGCCTATGAGCACTGGCACCGGTATGCCTGGGCCACTCCGTTGTGCAAGGGAAAGCGGGTCCTGGACGCAGCCTGTGGCGAGGGCTACGGCAGTCAGCTGCTCAGCAGCAGCGCAGAGCATGTGATCGGGGTCGATCTGAGCGAAGCCGCGATTTCCCACGCTCGTTCCAAGTACCGGGCCTCCAATCTGGAGTTCCACGCGGCGGATGTGACGCGTCTGCCGCTGCCGGATGATTCCGTCGACGTGGTGGTTTCCTTCGAGACCCTCGAGCACCTGTCGGCTCAGGACGAAATGCTGGCTGAATTCCGGCGAGTCCTGCGCCAGGACGGCTGTCTGCTGATCTCCTCGCCCGACCGAAAGACCTACAGCGATGAGCGCGAGTACGACAATCCCTTTCACGTCCGCGAACTCTATCGCGATGAGTTCGAAGCCCTGCTGGCGCGCCATTTCCCTGCCTATCGACTGTTCGGACAGAAGCTGATGTTCGTCTCGGCGCTCTGGGATCTGGCCCGAGGCGGTGAGGCCATCGTCCATACGGACCATGGTGGTCGCGTCGAGCACAGCGAAACGCCGCCTTTCCCGCCCCTTTACTTCCTCGCCCTGGCCGGCGCCAGCGTCGAGCAGCTGCCGGAGCTGCCCTCCGTGTCGCTCTACTCCGACGCGCAGGAATCGGTCTATGAGCACTACAACGATGAAATCCGGAAACACATCCGTGCCGGCCAGCTCCTGGCAGAACGTGATGCCGAAATCGAGCGCTTGAGGGCCTTGCTGGAGCAGGCCGGTTGA
- a CDS encoding glycosyltransferase family 2 protein — MTTEATPLHPARSSRLRALERVCVLIVNYNSGQWLGRSIRALKGKAGRLPMIRVLDNASSDTSASDLDEVPGLELIRSDRNLGFGPGINALARGVEQDYLLILNPDCLLAVEGLERLIAELDGHPEAALCSGRIFDMSGNEQRGSRRQLPNPDRLRNEVLRFHFGAGVDLTHLPPPDRPCEVEAVSGACMLIRRSSFEALDGFDPGFPMHFEDLDLMARLLEAGDRIRLVPDVAISHAGGVSSRHRPFRVEYDKHRGLWRFLGKHCRDQWPTWSRPLWALAIGLHLLLIAPATLWRR, encoded by the coding sequence TTGACGACCGAAGCCACGCCGCTTCATCCAGCGAGAAGCTCCCGTCTTCGGGCGCTGGAGCGGGTCTGCGTACTGATCGTGAACTACAACTCCGGTCAGTGGCTGGGACGGAGCATCCGGGCCCTCAAGGGCAAGGCCGGCCGCCTTCCGATGATCCGCGTGCTCGACAATGCGTCCAGTGACACCAGCGCCAGCGATCTGGACGAGGTTCCAGGGCTGGAATTGATCCGCTCCGACCGTAACCTGGGTTTCGGCCCCGGAATCAACGCGCTGGCGCGGGGCGTCGAGCAGGACTACCTGCTGATCCTGAATCCGGATTGCCTGTTGGCCGTCGAAGGCCTCGAGCGTCTCATCGCCGAACTGGACGGACATCCCGAAGCCGCCCTGTGTTCGGGGCGTATCTTCGACATGAGCGGCAACGAGCAACGCGGCAGTCGGCGGCAACTGCCCAATCCGGATCGCCTCCGTAACGAAGTGCTCAGATTCCACTTCGGGGCGGGGGTCGACCTGACGCATCTGCCCCCGCCCGATCGACCCTGCGAGGTCGAGGCTGTGTCGGGTGCCTGCATGCTGATCCGCCGTTCGAGCTTCGAGGCCCTCGACGGGTTCGACCCCGGTTTTCCGATGCATTTCGAGGACCTCGATCTCATGGCGCGCCTGCTGGAAGCCGGCGATCGGATTCGTCTCGTCCCGGATGTGGCCATTTCGCACGCCGGTGGCGTGTCCTCCCGCCACCGCCCCTTCAGGGTCGAATACGACAAGCACCGCGGGCTGTGGCGGTTTCTCGGCAAGCATTGCAGGGATCAGTGGCCGACCTGGTCGCGACCGCTCTGGGCGCTTGCCATCGGCCTGCATCTGCTCCTGATCGCGCCGGCCACCCTGTGGCGACGATGA
- a CDS encoding NAD-dependent epimerase/dehydratase family protein produces the protein MSSSPTVLLLGASGPCGQAFIQRMEGRGVSLIAVSRRPPARTSAHVLWLQQDLDLEPVSMEASVLVSAGPLIHALRQVEAGTRLGRVVALSSASTLFKSDSRDPEERALMQRLIDQEDALALACEQRDIRLTLLKPTLIYGGDSSSNVGRVSGLAARLPVLPYCGRGLRHPVHASDLAELMERCLVLGDAAEGRWLLGGGETIEYPTMLRRMAASTGSQPRLLRVPLWLMRLALASAHGCGRLRDLKAVMLMRQGVDLVVDDTPARRQLGWSPRRFLPGVSGQSGNSV, from the coding sequence ATGAGCAGTTCCCCGACCGTGTTGCTGCTCGGAGCCAGTGGCCCGTGCGGCCAGGCCTTCATCCAGCGCATGGAAGGGCGAGGGGTGAGTCTGATCGCGGTGTCACGCCGTCCGCCGGCGCGGACCTCGGCGCACGTGCTGTGGTTGCAGCAGGACCTCGATCTCGAGCCGGTGTCGATGGAGGCGAGCGTGCTGGTCAGTGCGGGCCCTCTGATTCACGCGCTCAGGCAGGTCGAAGCAGGGACTCGCCTCGGTCGAGTGGTGGCCTTGAGCTCCGCCAGTACCCTGTTCAAATCCGACTCGAGGGATCCGGAGGAGCGGGCGCTCATGCAGCGTCTGATCGATCAGGAGGACGCACTCGCGCTGGCCTGCGAGCAACGCGATATCCGGCTCACGCTGCTCAAGCCCACGCTGATCTACGGTGGGGACAGCTCGAGCAATGTCGGCCGCGTCAGCGGTCTGGCGGCCAGGCTGCCGGTGCTGCCCTACTGTGGCCGAGGCCTGCGGCACCCGGTGCACGCCAGCGACCTTGCCGAACTCATGGAGCGCTGTCTGGTCCTGGGGGATGCGGCGGAGGGGCGCTGGTTGCTCGGCGGCGGTGAGACGATCGAATACCCGACGATGCTCAGACGGATGGCCGCGTCGACCGGGTCTCAGCCCCGGCTGCTCCGGGTTCCGCTCTGGCTGATGCGCCTGGCGCTGGCGTCGGCCCATGGCTGCGGCCGACTGCGTGATCTCAAGGCGGTGATGCTGATGCGACAGGGCGTCGATCTGGTCGTCGACGATACACCCGCTCGCCGCCAGCTCGGCTGGTCTCCTCGCCGGTTCCTGCCCGGGGTGTCCGGGCAGTCCGGAAACTCGGTTTGA
- the ettA gene encoding energy-dependent translational throttle protein EttA, translating to MAQYVYTMHRVSKVVPPNRTLIKDVSLSFFPGAKIGVLGLNGAGKSTVLRIMAGVDKEFDGEARPQPGIRIGYLPQEPELPEDLTVREAVMQGVGEVQSLLDRFNAISDRFAEPMEDDEMTELLAEQAELQDKIDAVGGWELDRTLEVAADALRLPAWDSEIKVLSGGERRRVALCRLLLSKPDMLLLDEPTNHLDAESVAWLERFLDDFPGTVMAVTHDRYFLDNVAGWILEMDRGHGLPYEGNYTSWLEQKEQRLAIEEKQEAARQKMIKSELEWVRANPKGRQAKSKARLKQFEELNSKEFQSRNETRQIYIPPGPRLGDQVIELDGVYKGFGDALLIEDLSFKIPPGAIVGIIGGNGAGKSTLFKMIAGVEQPDQGSVRVGETVELAYVDQRRDSLDDNRQVWEEISDGAEEIAVGNYRIPARAYASRFNFKGSEQQKRVGQLSGGERNRVHLAKTLRQGGNVLLLDEPTNDLDVETLRALEEGLLAFPGCALVISHDRWFLDRIATHVLAFEGDSHVEWFEGNFSDYEADLKRRRGDQAGPHRLKYKKLKS from the coding sequence ATGGCCCAGTACGTTTACACGATGCACCGCGTCTCCAAGGTGGTGCCCCCCAATCGCACGCTGATCAAGGACGTGTCCCTGTCCTTCTTCCCCGGCGCCAAGATCGGCGTCCTGGGCCTGAACGGCGCCGGCAAATCCACCGTGCTGCGGATCATGGCCGGCGTCGACAAGGAATTCGACGGTGAAGCCAGGCCGCAGCCCGGCATCCGCATCGGCTACCTTCCGCAGGAGCCGGAGTTGCCCGAAGACCTGACCGTGCGCGAGGCCGTGATGCAGGGCGTGGGCGAAGTCCAGTCCCTCCTCGACCGCTTCAACGCGATCTCCGACCGCTTCGCCGAGCCGATGGAAGATGACGAGATGACCGAGCTGCTGGCCGAACAGGCCGAGCTCCAGGACAAGATCGATGCCGTCGGCGGCTGGGAGCTGGACCGCACCCTGGAAGTCGCCGCCGATGCCCTGCGCCTGCCGGCCTGGGACAGCGAGATCAAGGTGCTGTCGGGGGGTGAGCGTCGCCGCGTCGCTTTGTGCCGCCTGCTTCTGTCCAAGCCCGACATGCTGCTCCTCGACGAGCCGACCAACCACCTCGACGCCGAATCGGTGGCCTGGCTGGAGCGCTTTCTCGACGACTTTCCGGGCACGGTCATGGCCGTGACCCATGACCGCTACTTCCTCGACAACGTCGCCGGCTGGATCCTGGAGATGGACCGTGGCCATGGCCTGCCCTATGAGGGCAACTACACGTCCTGGCTGGAGCAGAAGGAACAGCGCCTGGCCATCGAAGAGAAGCAGGAAGCCGCGCGCCAGAAGATGATAAAGTCCGAGCTCGAATGGGTGCGCGCCAATCCCAAGGGTCGCCAGGCCAAGAGCAAGGCGCGCCTGAAGCAGTTCGAGGAGCTCAATTCCAAGGAGTTCCAGAGCCGCAACGAGACCCGGCAGATCTACATCCCGCCCGGCCCGCGCCTCGGCGACCAGGTGATCGAGCTCGACGGCGTCTACAAGGGCTTTGGTGATGCACTGCTGATCGAGGACCTGAGTTTCAAGATCCCGCCCGGCGCCATCGTCGGCATCATCGGCGGCAACGGTGCCGGCAAGTCCACCCTGTTCAAGATGATCGCCGGCGTCGAGCAGCCCGACCAGGGCTCGGTCCGCGTCGGGGAGACGGTCGAACTGGCCTACGTCGACCAGCGCCGCGACAGCCTGGACGACAACCGCCAGGTCTGGGAGGAAATCTCCGACGGAGCCGAAGAGATCGCGGTCGGCAACTACCGGATTCCCGCACGTGCCTATGCCAGCCGCTTCAACTTCAAGGGCTCGGAGCAGCAGAAGCGCGTGGGCCAACTCTCGGGTGGTGAGCGCAACCGCGTTCACCTGGCCAAGACCCTGCGCCAGGGCGGCAACGTCCTGCTGCTCGACGAGCCGACCAACGACCTTGACGTCGAGACCCTGCGCGCCCTGGAAGAAGGCCTGCTGGCCTTCCCCGGTTGCGCTCTGGTGATCTCGCATGATCGCTGGTTCCTGGACCGGATCGCCACCCACGTGCTGGCCTTCGAAGGGGACTCCCACGTCGAGTGGTTCGAGGGGAATTTCTCGGACTACGAAGCCGACCTGAAGCGCCGGCGCGGCGATCAGGCGGGGCCGCATCGCCTGAAGTACAAGAAGCTGAAATCCTGA
- a CDS encoding NAD-dependent epimerase/dehydratase family protein: MKILVTGGGGFLGQAIVRQLLDRGDAVRVINRSDYPELARLGVDCRRGDLADAGAVDVAVAGVDAVIHVAAKAGPGLYAPDYEAANVTGTENVLQACRRHSVPYLVHTSSPSVVHGGGDIEGGDESLPYPTHFQAPYPETKARAERLVLAANGEGLKTCALRPHLIWGPGDNQLLPRLIEKNRAGRLRLPGPDKKIDTVYIDNAAAAHLLALDNLRGRASAAGKAYFISNGEPLAAGEIITRLLEAAGETPRLGTVSPRLAMAVAALVEGLWRLSRRRSDPPLSRFVVEHLSTAHWYDLSAARRDLGYEPAVSIEQGLERLRSSLAH; the protein is encoded by the coding sequence ATGAAGATTCTGGTCACCGGCGGCGGCGGCTTTCTCGGCCAGGCCATCGTTCGCCAGCTGCTCGATCGCGGCGACGCCGTGCGCGTCATCAACCGTTCCGACTACCCGGAGCTCGCCCGGCTCGGCGTCGACTGCCGACGCGGCGACCTGGCCGATGCCGGGGCGGTCGACGTCGCCGTGGCCGGGGTCGACGCCGTCATCCACGTCGCCGCCAAGGCCGGACCCGGTCTTTATGCACCGGACTACGAGGCCGCCAACGTCACCGGCACGGAGAACGTGCTGCAGGCCTGCCGACGCCACTCGGTGCCCTACCTGGTCCACACCTCCTCGCCCAGCGTGGTGCATGGGGGTGGCGATATCGAAGGTGGCGACGAGTCCCTTCCCTACCCGACGCATTTCCAGGCGCCCTACCCCGAGACCAAGGCCCGCGCCGAGCGCCTGGTCCTGGCCGCCAACGGCGAAGGCCTGAAGACCTGCGCGCTGCGGCCCCATCTGATCTGGGGGCCGGGCGACAACCAGCTCCTGCCGCGACTGATCGAGAAGAACCGGGCCGGGCGCCTGCGCCTGCCGGGCCCGGACAAGAAGATCGACACGGTCTACATCGACAATGCCGCCGCCGCTCACCTGCTGGCGCTGGACAATCTGCGCGGCCGGGCCAGCGCGGCCGGCAAGGCCTATTTCATTTCCAACGGCGAACCCCTGGCCGCAGGCGAAATCATCACCAGACTGCTCGAAGCCGCAGGCGAAACGCCGCGCCTGGGCACGGTCTCGCCGCGCCTGGCCATGGCCGTCGCCGCACTCGTCGAAGGCCTGTGGAGATTGAGCCGTCGACGCAGCGACCCGCCGCTGTCCCGCTTCGTCGTCGAACACCTGTCCACGGCGCACTGGTATGACCTGTCGGCGGCCCGTCGCGACCTGGGCTACGAGCCCGCCGTCAGCATCGAGCAGGGACTGGAGCGCTTGCGTTCGAGCCTGGCCCACTAG
- a CDS encoding lipopolysaccharide kinase InaA family protein, whose product MPTDSDALDDLLDGLDFSQGEPLAESNQGEVRRFRIDGRDLAIKQPKGRGLAWTLRAAGLRHEYRAYRRLDGLAGFPRCHGLYPGDRLVLDFIPGTPLREAGLDRDDPFFERLLSLIRTMHARGVAHGDLKRKANLLVDAQGRPIILDFGTATLRKDGSRPINHRLFELMRQTDLNAWIKLKYGGYTELSERDAALFRRTRIEHWLGRWRRGG is encoded by the coding sequence ATGCCGACCGATTCCGATGCCCTGGACGACCTGCTCGACGGTCTGGATTTCTCGCAAGGGGAGCCGCTGGCCGAGTCCAACCAGGGCGAGGTCCGGCGCTTCAGGATCGACGGGCGGGACCTGGCCATCAAGCAACCCAAGGGCCGGGGACTGGCCTGGACCCTGCGCGCCGCCGGCCTGCGCCACGAATACCGGGCCTATCGACGACTGGACGGCCTTGCAGGCTTTCCGCGTTGTCACGGCCTGTACCCGGGTGACCGCCTGGTGCTGGATTTCATTCCGGGTACGCCGCTGCGCGAGGCCGGCCTGGATCGTGATGATCCCTTCTTCGAGCGCCTGCTGAGCCTCATCCGGACCATGCATGCCCGCGGCGTTGCGCACGGCGACCTCAAGCGCAAGGCCAACCTGCTGGTCGACGCTCAGGGCCGACCGATCATCCTCGATTTCGGCACGGCCACTCTCAGAAAGGACGGGAGTCGGCCCATCAATCACCGCCTGTTCGAGCTCATGCGCCAGACCGACCTGAACGCCTGGATCAAACTCAAGTACGGCGGCTACACGGAGCTGAGCGAGCGCGACGCCGCCCTGTTTCGCCGCACCCGCATCGAACACTGGCTCGGTCGATGGCGGAGAGGCGGCTGA
- a CDS encoding FmdB family zinc ribbon protein, producing MPIYEYQCKACGHELEKLQKLSDAPLTDCPACHKAELVKKISAAGFRLKGGGWYETDFKKDGKRNLAGDGSASESSSSSKADSSSAGKTDSASSTSKTSGSDKAA from the coding sequence ATGCCGATCTACGAATATCAATGCAAGGCCTGTGGCCACGAGCTTGAAAAGCTGCAGAAGTTGTCCGATGCGCCGCTGACCGATTGCCCGGCCTGCCACAAGGCCGAGCTGGTCAAGAAGATTTCGGCCGCCGGTTTCCGTCTCAAGGGCGGTGGCTGGTACGAGACCGATTTCAAGAAGGATGGCAAGCGCAATCTTGCCGGCGACGGCAGTGCGTCGGAATCCTCGTCGAGCAGCAAGGCGGATTCATCCTCCGCGGGCAAGACGGATTCGGCCAGCAGCACCAGCAAGACCAGCGGATCCGACAAGGCCGCTTGA
- the aspS gene encoding aspartate--tRNA ligase has protein sequence MRTHLCGNINESHDGQTVSLCGWVTRARDLGGLIFIGLRDHAGVLQVVVEPDNEIAFPVAEKLRNEYCIRVSGKVRLRPESQWNPDMKTGKVELLADTVELLNASAPLPLLMTDEDGEEVRLKYRYLDLRRERMQRNLRLRARLTGAIRRYLEGHGFVDTETPILTKATPEGARDYLVPSRVHPGSFFALPQSPQIFKQLLMMSGLDRYYQIARCFRDEDLRADRQPEFTQLDLEMSFVEESDVQAIAEGMVRTVFREVLDVELPGPFPRMSWHEAMRRFGSDKPDLRIPLELVTICDQVRHVEFQVFSGPANDPGSRVAALRAPGGANLSRKQIDEYAALTAKYGAKGLAWMKVNDRSAGVEGVQSPIAKFLDEAAITGILEATDAETGDLLFFGAGPKATVAAFMGALRLAVGRDFDLVEAGWRPLWVVDFPMFEFDAEDDRYYALHHPFTAPATPDAEALRADPANAMSRGYDLVLNGSEIGGGSIRIHDPSLQQAVFDLLGIDEEEAGKRFGFLLEALRYGCPPHGGIAFGIDRIAALMAGEDSIREVIAFPKTASAICPLTSAPAPVDAAQLDELGIAVPEKASAAE, from the coding sequence ATGCGCACTCATCTCTGCGGCAACATCAATGAATCCCACGACGGGCAGACCGTCAGCCTCTGCGGTTGGGTCACCCGCGCCCGCGATCTCGGCGGGCTGATCTTCATCGGCCTGCGCGACCACGCCGGCGTCCTCCAGGTGGTGGTCGAGCCGGACAACGAGATCGCTTTCCCGGTGGCCGAGAAGCTGCGCAACGAATACTGCATCCGGGTCAGCGGCAAGGTGCGTCTGCGCCCCGAAAGTCAGTGGAACCCGGACATGAAGACCGGCAAGGTCGAGCTGCTTGCCGATACGGTGGAATTGCTCAATGCCAGCGCGCCGCTGCCGCTGCTGATGACCGACGAAGACGGCGAGGAAGTGCGTCTGAAGTACCGCTATCTCGATCTCCGGCGTGAGCGCATGCAGCGCAATCTGCGCCTGCGCGCGCGTCTGACCGGAGCCATCCGTCGTTACCTGGAGGGCCATGGTTTCGTCGACACGGAAACGCCGATCCTGACCAAGGCCACGCCCGAAGGTGCCCGCGACTACCTGGTGCCCAGTCGCGTGCATCCGGGCAGCTTCTTCGCCCTGCCGCAGTCTCCGCAGATCTTCAAGCAGCTGCTGATGATGAGTGGCCTGGACCGCTATTACCAGATCGCCCGCTGCTTCCGTGACGAGGACCTGCGCGCCGACCGCCAGCCCGAGTTCACCCAGCTCGATCTGGAGATGTCCTTCGTCGAGGAGTCCGACGTGCAGGCGATTGCCGAGGGCATGGTGCGCACGGTCTTCCGCGAGGTACTGGATGTCGAGCTGCCGGGTCCGTTTCCGCGCATGAGCTGGCACGAGGCGATGCGTCGATTCGGCTCGGACAAGCCGGATCTGCGCATTCCCCTGGAGCTGGTGACGATCTGCGATCAGGTCCGCCACGTGGAATTCCAGGTGTTCTCGGGGCCGGCCAACGATCCGGGCTCGCGGGTGGCGGCGCTGCGCGCACCGGGCGGTGCCAACCTCAGCCGCAAGCAGATCGACGAGTACGCAGCCCTGACCGCCAAGTACGGTGCCAAGGGCCTGGCCTGGATGAAGGTCAACGACCGTTCCGCCGGCGTCGAGGGCGTGCAGTCGCCGATCGCCAAGTTCCTCGACGAGGCGGCGATCACGGGCATTCTCGAGGCCACGGACGCCGAAACCGGCGATCTGCTGTTCTTCGGGGCGGGTCCGAAAGCGACCGTGGCCGCCTTCATGGGTGCGCTGCGCCTGGCCGTGGGCCGCGACTTCGATCTGGTCGAAGCGGGCTGGCGCCCGCTCTGGGTCGTCGACTTCCCGATGTTCGAATTCGATGCCGAGGACGATCGCTACTACGCCCTGCATCATCCCTTCACCGCGCCGGCCACGCCGGACGCCGAGGCCCTTCGCGCCGACCCGGCCAATGCCATGTCGCGGGGCTATGACCTGGTGCTCAACGGCTCGGAAATCGGGGGAGGCTCGATTCGTATCCACGATCCCTCCCTGCAGCAGGCGGTCTTCGACCTGCTCGGCATCGACGAGGAAGAGGCCGGCAAGCGCTTCGGCTTCCTGCTCGAGGCGCTGCGTTACGGCTGCCCGCCGCACGGGGGCATCGCTTTCGGCATCGATCGCATCGCGGCCCTGATGGCCGGGGAGGACTCGATCCGTGAAGTCATCGCCTTCCCCAAGACCGCCTCGGCGATCTGTCCGCTGACCAGCGCGCCGGCACCGGTGGACGCAGCGCAGCTCGACGAACTGGGCATTGCGGTGCCCGAAAAGGCGTCTGCGGCCGAGTAA
- a CDS encoding esterase/lipase family protein has translation MMQRSVVLVHGLWYGAVSLRLLARRLRAHGFQTHCFSYPTVRRSIGESARQLHRFARGLRADSLDFVGHSLGGLVILRMLDEYRGLPEGRVLLLGSPVSGSAVARRLSDWPVARGLIGRSGRILTAGFAHAPAGRETGVIAGTRGMGLGRAIERLERPHDGTVSVAETRLAGATDHLQLPVSHTGLVLSNEVAEQTATFLTVGRFRTV, from the coding sequence ATGATGCAGCGCAGCGTGGTGCTGGTCCACGGGCTCTGGTACGGGGCGGTCAGTCTGCGCCTGCTGGCCCGCCGTCTGCGGGCGCACGGATTCCAGACCCACTGCTTCTCCTACCCGACGGTTCGCCGTTCGATCGGTGAGAGTGCCCGCCAGCTGCATCGCTTCGCGCGTGGCCTGCGGGCCGATTCCCTGGACTTCGTCGGCCACAGCCTCGGCGGCCTGGTGATCCTGCGCATGCTCGACGAGTATCGCGGTCTGCCCGAAGGCCGGGTGCTGCTGCTGGGATCGCCGGTCAGCGGTTCCGCCGTCGCGCGCCGCCTGTCCGACTGGCCCGTGGCCCGCGGCTTGATCGGCCGTTCGGGCCGCATCCTGACCGCGGGCTTCGCGCATGCACCGGCCGGTCGCGAAACCGGCGTCATCGCCGGCACGCGCGGCATGGGCCTTGGGCGCGCGATCGAGCGCCTCGAGCGCCCCCATGACGGCACGGTCAGCGTGGCCGAGACCCGCCTGGCCGGCGCCACGGACCACCTCCAGCTGCCCGTTTCGCACACCGGCCTGGTGCTGTCGAACGAGGTCGCCGAACAGACCGCCACCTTCCTGACCGTCGGCCGCTTCCGAACCGTCTGA
- a CDS encoding YebC/PmpR family DNA-binding transcriptional regulator, with protein sequence MAGHSKWANIQHRKKAQDAKRGKIFTRLVREITVAAREGGGDPDTNPRLRLAWDKANAANVPKDNIERAIKKATGDLEGVSYEELRYEGYAPGGVAVMVDCVTDNRNRTVAAVRHAFTKHGGNLGTDGSVSYMFEKKGVITFAPGTSEDAVMEAALELGAEDIVTGEDGSIEVLTAPEDYETVRNGLKEAGLEPEESEITQRAETLVALDADTGKQVLKFLDMLEDLDDTQDVWSNAEIPSEAYED encoded by the coding sequence ATGGCCGGTCACAGTAAATGGGCCAACATCCAGCATCGCAAGAAGGCACAGGACGCCAAGCGCGGCAAGATCTTCACTCGCCTGGTGCGCGAGATCACCGTGGCAGCCCGTGAGGGTGGCGGTGATCCGGATACCAATCCTCGTCTGCGCCTGGCCTGGGACAAGGCCAATGCGGCCAACGTGCCCAAGGACAATATCGAGCGCGCCATCAAGAAGGCCACCGGCGATCTCGAGGGCGTCAGTTACGAAGAGCTTCGCTACGAAGGCTACGCGCCCGGTGGTGTGGCCGTGATGGTGGACTGCGTGACCGATAACCGCAACCGCACGGTCGCCGCGGTGCGCCATGCCTTCACCAAGCACGGCGGCAATCTGGGCACCGACGGTTCCGTGTCCTACATGTTCGAGAAGAAGGGCGTGATCACCTTCGCGCCGGGCACCAGCGAGGATGCGGTCATGGAAGCGGCCCTGGAGCTGGGCGCCGAGGACATCGTGACCGGTGAGGACGGCAGCATCGAAGTGCTGACCGCGCCGGAAGACTACGAGACCGTCCGCAATGGCCTGAAGGAGGCCGGTCTCGAGCCGGAGGAATCGGAAATCACCCAGCGCGCTGAAACCCTCGTCGCCCTGGACGCGGACACGGGCAAGCAGGTGCTGAAGTTCCTCGACATGCTCGAGGACCTGGACGACACCCAGGACGTCTGGTCGAACGCCGAGATTCCCTCGGAAGCCTACGAGGACTGA
- the ruvC gene encoding crossover junction endodeoxyribonuclease RuvC — MRILGIDPGSRITGVGIIDGERLVHAESLRLGSGPMPERLGEIYRRLTQLLAEFQPEVAAVETVFMSRNPQAAIKLGQARGAAICALVGYGLDVHEYAPRAIKQALVGRGAAAKEQVQHMTRAILKTRQPFGEDAADALAVALCHHHTSQTNARLPAGVVLR, encoded by the coding sequence ATGCGGATTCTCGGCATCGATCCGGGATCCCGCATCACCGGCGTCGGCATCATCGATGGCGAGCGCCTGGTGCATGCTGAATCGCTGCGCCTGGGCAGCGGCCCGATGCCGGAGCGTCTGGGCGAAATCTATCGTCGCCTGACGCAGCTGCTGGCCGAGTTCCAGCCCGAGGTCGCGGCGGTCGAGACGGTGTTCATGAGCCGCAATCCGCAGGCGGCGATCAAACTGGGCCAGGCGCGTGGCGCGGCCATCTGCGCCCTGGTCGGTTATGGTCTCGATGTGCATGAATACGCGCCGCGTGCGATCAAGCAGGCCCTGGTGGGCCGTGGCGCTGCGGCCAAGGAGCAGGTGCAACACATGACCCGAGCGATCCTCAAGACGCGCCAGCCCTTCGGTGAAGACGCCGCTGACGCGCTGGCCGTGGCCCTGTGTCACCACCACACCAGTCAAACCAATGCCCGGCTGCCCGCCGGGGTGGTGCTGCGATGA
- the ruvA gene encoding Holliday junction branch migration protein RuvA produces the protein MIARLKGIVIERQPPQAVIDVAGVAYEVECPLGVFDQLPAVGQEATLLTQLIVREDAHTLYGFLRRADRALFRELLKVSGVGPRLALAILSGVSADDFALMVEAGDAQALTRLPGIGKKTAERLILEMRGRLPERDEGEGAAAPTDAAAEARAALTALGYSAAEALKMVRAVAEPDQSAEQLIRAALKHKMSG, from the coding sequence ATGATCGCGCGGCTCAAGGGCATCGTCATCGAGCGTCAGCCGCCGCAGGCGGTGATCGACGTGGCCGGGGTCGCCTACGAGGTCGAATGCCCGCTCGGGGTGTTCGATCAGCTGCCGGCGGTGGGCCAGGAAGCCACCCTGCTGACCCAGCTGATCGTCCGCGAGGATGCCCACACGCTCTACGGCTTTCTGCGGCGGGCCGACCGCGCCCTGTTCCGCGAGCTGCTCAAGGTCTCCGGTGTCGGACCGCGTCTGGCCCTGGCCATCCTGTCCGGGGTCAGTGCCGATGATTTCGCGTTGATGGTCGAGGCCGGCGATGCCCAGGCCCTGACCCGCCTGCCGGGCATCGGCAAGAAGACCGCCGAACGACTGATTCTGGAGATGCGCGGCCGTCTGCCCGAGCGCGATGAAGGGGAGGGCGCCGCCGCTCCGACCGATGCAGCGGCCGAGGCCCGTGCGGCGCTGACGGCGCTGGGCTACTCCGCGGCCGAAGCCCTGAAGATGGTCCGCGCCGTGGCCGAGCCCGATCAGAGCGCCGAGCAGCTGATCCGCGCCGCCCTCAAACACAAGATGAGCGGGTGA